DNA from Intestinimonas massiliensis (ex Afouda et al. 2020):
CGGCATTGCCGCTCACGCGGTGGCCCTGCTGGAGACGCTGGAGCGGTAGCGCAGGAAAAAGCCCTCTCGGCCAAGGAGCCGGAAGGGCTTTTTTGTCCCCTGTGCCAGTCCTGCGGCATACACTGGGCAAGAGAGGAGTGTCATGCCAATGGTCTATTATCTCATCGTCTGCCGTTCCCTGACCTATGCCCAGCGGACGGCCTCCGTTCTGGAGCGGGCGGGCATCACCGCGCGCATTCTCCGCTCTCCCAAAAGTATCGCGGGCGAAGGCTGCAGCCACGCGGTGAAGGTGTCCGAGCGCCGTCTATCCGACGCGTTGGTGCTCCTCAACCGCGCCTACCTGCCCCCCAAGCGAATCTATATGACGGAAGCAGACGGAAGCTACCGGGAGGTGGATCTATGATCTACCTGGACGCCGCCGCTACCACGCTGCAAAAACCGACCGCCGTGGCCAGTGCTAGCGCCTATGCGGTCAACCACATGGCCACGCCCGGACGGGGCGGACACCAACCTGCCATGCTGGCCGCGGAGACTGCCTTCGCCTGCCGC
Protein-coding regions in this window:
- a CDS encoding DUF3343 domain-containing protein, with the protein product MVYYLIVCRSLTYAQRTASVLERAGITARILRSPKSIAGEGCSHAVKVSERRLSDALVLLNRAYLPPKRIYMTEADGSYREVDL